A segment of the Candidatus Pelagisphaera phototrophica genome:
ACAGTGGAATCAGAGGTTCGGAAACTTATTGAACGAGTCGAAAAGACGTTTGGACAACTGGACTTGGTCTTTCTCAATGCCGGAGGAAATGCGGGGGCTCGGGAACCGATTGAAGTCGTCGATTCCCAAGCATGGATTAAAACTGTCGAGATTAACCTCTTCACCGCCTTTCACGTAGCTAAGGCCTCTATACCGCTTTTGAAAAAGAGCGAGAATGGTCAAATTCTGACGATGGGATCTGGAATGGGTAGGCGGCCCGACAAATCGAGTGCGGCTTATAGTGCTGCGAAGGCGGCCCTTTGGATGCTGACGCAGTCGCTTTCAATCGAATTGGCCGATTATGGAATTACCGTAAATGAGATGATTCCCGGTCCCGTTAAAACGAAAATCCCAGAAGGGGAGACTTTTGAGCCCTTCCTCCATGCAGATGGGGACTGGGAAAACGAATGGGTGAAACGTGCCGAAGACATTGTGCCAATGGCATTGTTTCTGGCATCCCAGCACAAATATGGACCGTCTGGCCAGAGCTTTGCCTTGAACCGGCGCCTGTTGTAGGACTTATTCGTTGAGGTTTAAGAAGCGACTTCCTGGACTTTTGCGACTGCTTCAGCGGACTTTTGCTTGCCACGCAATCCTCTCCACCACCAGGCGAATAGCGATTTGAAGTCCTCCAAAATCAGATAGGTACAGGGCACAAGCAAGAGCGTGATAAATGTGGCGAATAATACGCCAAAGGCGAGGGACGTTGCCATGGGAATTAAGAACTGAGCCTGAAGACTCTTTTCCATAAGTATTGGGACTAGACCTACAAAGGTGGTGATTGATGTTAGAATGATCGCCCTAAATCGCTGGCTTCCTCCCACATGGACCGCATCAAAAACGGACATGCCTTGAATTCGAAGTCGGTTAACCCGATCCACTAGAACGAGTGAATCGTTTACGACGACACCCGACATCGCTATTATTCCAAGAAGCGAAAGAAGACTCATGTCCTGCGGTGTTCCGAGGTTTTGAAAATTGATTAAGTGACCGTAGATGGCTCCTCCAATCCCGAAAGGAATTACCGAGATTACGATCAATGGCTGAAGGTAGCTTTTAAAAGGGATTGCGAGCAAAGCATAGATCATGACTAAAACGAGGAGCATCCCTCCGATAATCGCGGGAGTCGACTCTTCCATATCTTTTGCTTCCCCTCCTTTAACGGAAGTTACTCCAGGATACTTTTGCAGAACGCGACCCAGAATTGAATCTGGATCTCCTGGAAACTTTCCATAGATTGAGGAACTAATATCGTCAGAATTCGCGACTGCTTTGTTGGCGTCCGCCTGAACATTGATAATTCGCTTTCGATTCAGGCGGGAAATCGATGGGTAGCCAGTGCCGTATTCAATATCTGCAATCTCTGATATCGGGATTCTTGATCCATTGGGAGCAACGATCCGCATCGATTCCAAATTCCCAAGCGATTCGCGCTCGTCTTTGGGATAGCGTACCATGACTCGGACGTCCTCCTTGTCCCGCTGGACCCGTTGGGCTTCGGCTCCATAGAATGCATAGCGGATCTGTCGCCCCAAATCGCCGGCGGTAAGCCCCAAAGGTCGAGCATCGTCTTTCAATTTGACCTTGAGCTCTCGTTTCCCTTCTGAATAGGTGTCACGTATATCCAGCAAACCTTCGAACTGTTTAAGCTCCTCCTGTATCTCCATTGAGGCAGCCTTCAAATCGCCGAAGTTTCTTCCAGTTAAGCGAATGTCAACCGGTAGGCCAACGGGCCCGGAAGCGCTTGAAAGGAAATTCAGTTTTCTGGCACCGGGAATCTCTCCGACTTTTTCGCGCCAAATTTGAGCGATCTCGTCCGCATTGGAATCTCGAAGCTCCGCTTTAGAAAGCTCAAGGATAATCGACCCCACGTTAGCGCCAGAGCTCATCGATGCGGGCCCTGGTCCTCCAGAAACCACGCTGTATCCAATGAATACTGATTTGTTTCTAACCGGATCAATGGACCCTTGATCTATTTGTTCCGTCGATATCTCGTCGATGGCCCTGTCAATTCGTTCCATTGCCTTTTGCGTTTCGGGTAACGGAGTTCCCTCGGCCATCTTGAGTTCAAGGAAAATGTAGTCGGAAGGAACATTCGGAAAGAAGACGAATCGAATCGCTCCGAATGCCACAAGGGCGATGGAGGTGGCTAAGGCGAACAGGAAAAGGGAAAGTGTTAGCCAGCGAAACGAAAGGGCCTTGTCGAGAATAGGCATATAGACGTTTTGGATGAAACGTTCCATTCCATCCGAGAAACGCCGCTGCAATTTTGAAATAGGGTTGAGCTTTTCCCTGCCTCCTCTGTCGCCTACATGACAAAGGGTCAGATGATAAGGAAGAACGAGTTTGCTCTGTACCAATGAGAAAAGCAGGGTGGGGATCACTACAATGGGGATCACGTACATGAACTTACCAATCATACCCGGCAAAAAGAATACTGGTATGAAGGCAACGGCTGTAGTGATGATAGCGAACGTCACTGGCATTGAAACCCGCTCAGCACCTTTTACCGCGCTTTCAACTCCGTGACCGTTTGTTTGGAATTCCGTGAATACGCTTTCTCCAACGACAATCGCATCATCAACGACGATCCCTAAGACTAAAATGAACGCGAAGAGAGAAAGAAGATTAATCGTTATCCCTAGTGCAGGCGCGATGGCGATTGTCGCTAGAAAACTTACTGGTATACCGATGGCTACGAACAGGGCGAGGGAAGGTCGCAGGAAAATGGCCAGTGTGACTAGGACTAGCAAAAAGCCGATAAAGCCGTTTTCCAGCAGCATATCGATACGGCCTTGAAGGTAAAATGATGAGTCGCTCCAAGCCTCTAGTTCAACCCCGTTCGGCATCCAGGTCTCGGAGGCCTTTTCCACGTAGTCATAAACGAGTTCCGATATTTTCAATGGATTTTCGCTTCCTACCTCCTTGACGAGAATGATGGCTGCGAGCTTGCCGTTGAACTTGGTGATTATGTCCTGCTCAGCAAACCCGTCCCGAACTGTGGCGATGTCTCCAAGCCTTATTTTCCCGCCATCGGGATTGGTTAACAAGATGATTTCACTAAAATCGGTACCAATGTAGGCTTGTTCAGTAGTGCGAAGCGAAATTTCTCCGCCTTCCGCCTTTATGAGTCCACCCGGCAAATCGACGGAACTCCCTCTGACTGCCTGAACGACTTGATCGAAAGTAAGGTTGTAATTTCGCAGTGTATTTTCGGATACTTCGATTGAAATTTCGTAGTCTCTAACCCCTTGAACCTCTGCTTGGCTGATCCCATCGAACTCTACCAACTCGTTTCTAATCCGATCGGCGATCTTCTTGATCTCCTTTTCACCCGCGTCTCCGAACACGGAAATACGGATGACTTCCTTGGGAATAAGGGGTTCGTCAACGATAGGGCGCTCGGTGTCGACTGGAAACGTCGTGATCGCATCAACACGTGTTTTGATCTCGTCTTTGACCTTCGCTAACTCGTATCCTTTTTCCACCGTCGCGGTTACTGAACCATAGCCCTCCTGGGCGACCGAGCGAAGTTCTTTGATTCCATCAATCGACTGAATCGCTTCTTCAATGCGTATGATTACAGATTCTTCGACCTCTTCAGGCGATGCCCCGAGATACGGAACCCGTATTGTGACTATATCCAGAGAGAATTGTGGAAATAGCTCCTTCTTTACGGTGAGATAGGAAGCGATCCCGCCGATGACGAGGATCAACATCACCAAATTCGCTGCGACTCCGTTTCTTGTAAACCAGGCTATCATCCTTAAAGCTTTTAGTTGATTTCAGTTTTCAGGATTTTAATAGACTCCTTCGATTCCCGCTCTACCCGCATTCCCATTACGGCGTACTCCAATGGAGTAATGCAAATGCGGTCTCCGTCTTCGAGTCCCGCTGTAATAATCGCCCATTCCGTATCCGTTTGGTAGACTTCCACGTCTTTGAAAACGATTCGACTCTCCCGATCGACAGTGTATACCGTATTATTCTCCCGCAGAGCTTTTCTGGGGATTTGAAATGCATTATCGATGCGTTTTCCTTGAATCGACGCTTCGACGAAAAGTCCGACTTTGAGTGGGGGGCGATCGCTGCTTTCGTTTTTTTTATACGGCTCCTCTATTTTGGCTACGACATAAGAGAGGCGGGTTTTGGGATCAATGGCTCCCTCTGTCCGATCTATCACGCCTTCCCACTCATATTGTTCCCCTCCATAGGATCCTCTCACGATGACCCTTGGTTTTGTGTCGTTGGCTGAGCGATTGCTGTAGGATTCAGGAAGTTCGAGGTATTCGATATCCTTTAGGGAGATGGGTAGTCGAATTTCCGCAGTATCCGTAGAGTAAATACGCGCCAACTGGCTTTGCCTTGCCGAGACCATTTGGCCGATGTCCGCGAATTTTTCATGAATACGACCATCGTAGGGCGCTTTCACCGTCGTTCGTTCAAGATCACGCTTCGCCATTTCCACACCTGCTAAAGCTGACTCGTAGACCGCCTTCGCGCGCTCTAGCTGCGGTTTGCGAAGGGTTAGATCAGAGCCTTCCCCACGTCCGAAACTTTCCCAGTCCTCTCGCGCTTGATCGGCGAGTGCCTTTTCCTGCTCATAGGCCAATCTCGCCTCAGCCAACCGGCTTTTGGATAAGGCCAAATTGGCTCGATAATCTACGGGGTCAATTTCAATAAGGGGATCACCTTTCTTGAAATATCCTCCAGCGAAAAAGGAATTGGAAATTGACTGAATGCGCCCTGTGACTTCTGCAACGAGTAAGGTTTCCGTCCGAGATTCCACGATACCCTGGCTTCGGGCCTCAAGTGTTATCGGTTTGGATCTTGCCTCAATTATTTCTACCACAGGAAGCACTTGAATGGTCTCCTTCTTCTCGGGTACCGGTTTAAAGACAAATGCGGTTACAATTATCCCAAACGAGGCAAAAATGAAGAAGATCGGCAGCACGTATTTTACCAATCTTAAAAGTAGCGATTCTTTTTTATCCGACATGACTGAAATCTGTTAAGTTAGCGGTGGGGATTAACGTTTGAATCCGATTATTCAAAATCGCCTCCCAATGCGAGATGCAGATTGATGCGATTTTGAAGGCGTTGATTTTGTATGGAAATGAGTTGGCTGGTGCTTTCGTCCGCCCTCCGTTGGGCATCCAAAAGGGTGGTGATGTCTACGAGGCCTTTGTCATACTGCTCCCAAGCAAGATCCTCGGCTTTTTGATTTTCATCAGCGGCTATGGCGGATTCCTCTCTCAATAGCGAAAGGTCAATTTCGCTAGAAAGCGCATTCTCGACCTCCTGAAAGGCTGTCAAGACAGTGGAGCGGTATTGGGCTAGCTGAGACTCCGCTTGCGCTTGAGATTGGACACGTTCGGACTTTAGACGACCTGCAGCGAACAGGTTGGCCGCAAGATCCCCAGCGATCGACCAAACCGAGAAATCAGAATCTAGCAAATTAGTTAATTCACTGCTTGTGGTACCAGAGCTCCCAGTTAGCGCGAGCCTAGGTAGCCAATTTTTGGCTACGTTATTCTGCTGAGCGAGTATTGCCGCCAGACGTCGTTCCGCCGCGTACAGGTCAGGACGCCTTGCTACTAATTCTGCCTGCAGGCCTCCAGGGACATCGCTGTTTAGTGAAGGTAGCGAGTGGCTGCTGTCCTGGGTTGCAGAGGGATATCGGCCGAGAAGCACTTCCAGGGATCGCTTGGCGTTATTCAGTTGTGTTTTTCGTTGCTGTATCAGCGCACGACTGGAGGCGGCTTGGGCCCGCGTCAGCCTGAGATCTAAACTCGTCACTAAACCGCGATCGTATCTTCGATCAAGCGACGCTAGCTTTTGTTCAAGCGATTCTGAGGAGTCAATCGCGAGCTGCCATTGGCGCTGGGCTTCGAGCATATTGAACCAAGAGCGAGCCACCTGGCCGGCAATTGATAGCTTGAGAGCCCTTACATCTGCTTCCGCTGCTTCAAAATTAGCCAATCCCGAAGCGTGGGTATCTTTTAGGCGACCCCAGACATCGACCTCCCATTGGCTTCTCAGGTTAAGGGCGTGTGATTCCGTTTCAATTCTTTGAAAATTGAGGAACGAAAATCGACTTTTCTGGTTGGAGGAATTGAGTCCCAATGAAAGACTTGGGATTCTGAGTGAGCCAGCAATTCTTGCTGCAGCCTCCGCGGCTCTCGCTTGGGCTTCTGCGGCATCAAGACCAAAATTGACGTCCAGCGCTTCAGCTATGAGTTGATTCAAGGTTTCGTCTCCGAATCGACCGGCCCATTTTATCGACTCTCTGGACTCAAGAGGCTTTGACGCGAGAAACTCATCATAATCTTTAGGGCTGGCTACCGATTGTGGTTCCATAGGTGCCGTCGCACATCCGGAAATGAAAAGCGTAAAGAAGGCGAAATGTAGCCAATTTGTATTTCTGGTCATTGTATCAAGTCTTTGGACTCAGCTTTGAAACCGCCTCGAGCCCCGAGCTAATAAAAGCTACGAGATGGTCAGCTAAGCCATCCGTGTCGTGCAGATCGATTTTGCCACAGGAAATAAATTGGAGTCGCGAATGCTGCATCATGACCCCTAGCATACAGCAGGAAAGAAAGTGCATGCCATAGGAAATCTTCTCAAAGCCTGGGTGGCCGAGGGAATCGGAAATTGCTTTCGAAAATTTCGCAACGATTTCCTTTAATATATCCTGATGCAGTTCTTTCATGAAAGGGCGTTCTTCCGACATCGCTTTTCCCATAGCTCGCATGAAGCGGAAATCAGTCCCGGGCTCGCCTATAAACTGGGAAAGTAGTGGACGAACCATAAAGTCGACCACTTTCTGGATCGGAAGCGGTTTTGAATCATTCTCAATAGTTGCCTTTTCGAGCATATCGATTCGCAGATGATTTATCGGCTCGATACGATGACGTACCATTTCTTTGAAAAGGACCTCTTTGGTACCAAAATGGTAGTTGATCGCGGCGATATTGACACCGGCACGTTTGGTAATCTCTCGAATCGAAGCCCCTCCGTACCCCCGCTCAGCAAATTCAATTTCGGCCGCTTCGATGATTTTTACCTGCGTATCGTTCATTGGGAAAACTTTCAAACAATCGTTTTAAACGGTGGTTTGAATTAGGGCAAGGAAATTTTTTAACTTCTTGAACTCGGATAAGAACTTAGGGACATAGGGATAATTCTCATTGGGCGGTTGCAAAATATTCCGATCGAGCCCTTAAACCAAAATAGGCATGGGAGGAATGCATTTTCCGCGACTCAGGAAAAGGGCTTTTAATTTTTGTCAAACCGGGTACTGAACTACGAATTCTGGTCTAGAAGTACGGGTTTAAGACTATCGAGCAAGTGCTTGGCTATCCATCTATGGCCCTCTGGATTTGGATGTATCCCGTCTCTTTGATTTAGTCGGGGATCCCCACCGACTCCTTCTAATAAAAACGGTATTAGGGTTGCCCCCAAAGTTTCCGCAACGGAAGGGTACAGCTTTTCAAACTCATCGGTATAGCTCACCCCTAAGTTCGGAGGCATTTTCATGCCGGCGATCACAATGTGGACGTCAGGATACCTTTCCCTCACGCGGCTGGCGATAGCGATCAAATTGGCCCTTGTGGTGGAAAGATCGATTCCTCTGAGTCCGTCATTTGCTCCCAGTGCCAAGACAAATACGTCTATCGGATTTCTCAATATCCAGTCAATTCGTCTAAGGCCACCCGCGGTCGTCTCTCCACTTACACCGGAAGGTATGACTTCCCATTTCAAATTCTGCTCACTTAGCAAAGACTGGAGAACCTTTGGATAGGATTGATCATAGTCTACGCCATAACCGGCCGTAAGGCTGTCCCCGAAGAATAGAATCGCTCGTTCGTTGCTTTCGTCCGAGCCCCGTAATTGGCTTTCTGTAGAGCAAAACAGGCTGAACGCCAAAACCAATAGGGCGATATTTCTAAGCAACATATTTGTAGATACATGTGATTGAGCATAATGTTTCAAGTGTTGATCGGAAATAGATTTGTGCTCTTGTGTTCTCAAATCCAGACAACAAGAGTTTAGTATTTATACGCATCGCTTGGAACTGGCTGTTCGTAATCAGGCCGTAGAATTGTTTTCGTTGAGTGGATTTTGGAAAAAGGTTATGTCTGGAGCGGTCATTTTGAGTTTAGATAAAGTGAGCAAGTCTTTCGCTAGTGGCGATCGGCTACTCGAAGTTCTTAAAGAATCTAGCCTGGAGGCTCGCCTGGGAGAGTCCATCGCTATCGTTGGTCCATCGGGAAGTGGTAAAACAACCCTGCTCGGGATCTGCGCGGGACTGGATTCGCCCACCAAAGGCGAGGTCAGCCTAAACGGGGAATCTTTGAGCACACTGACTGAAGACCAGCGGTCAGATATCAGAAATCATTACGTGGGATTTGTTTTCCAGAATTTCCAGTTGCTGCCAACTTTGACGGCACTGGAAAACGTGATGGTGCCGCTCGAGCTCCGAGGCGAAACAGGAGTCGAGTCCGCGGCCATTGAGATGCTGGAGAAAGTGGGTCTTGGCGAAAGGGTTCATCACTATCCAGTCCAGCTTTCAGGGGGGGAGCAGCAGCGCGTGGCATTGGCACGAGCCTTTATCAATCGCCCCAAAATACTGTTCGCAGATGAGCCAACGGGTAATTTGGATGCGGATACCAGTCATTCGATAGTCGATTTGCTATTTCAACTGAATCGGGATGCCGGTACGACGCTGATTTTGGTTACCCATGATCGGGAGCTAGCGGAGAAGACCGATCGAACCCTTCGTATCGAGCTGGGAAGGGTTACGGTAGAGCGATGAGCGATTTGAGGAGGAGTTCGAAAAAGCTCAAACCACAACTTAATTGGGTGCTCAAAATGGCATGGCGCGATACGCGTCGCTCCAGAGGGAAGTTAGCTCTGTTTGCCTTTTCCGTTATATTTGGGGTTGCGGCACTGGTGGCGGTGAACTCGCTACGTAGCAATTTAGAAGCTGAAGTCGATCGGCAATCTAAGGCCCTTCTCGGTTCTGACTTGGAATTCAGAAGCTCAGAGCCCTTTGACGATAAGGCAGAAGAACTCTTTAGTTCCCTAAACGCTTCGGGCGAAGCCATCGATACGCGCCTTTCGACGATGGCGTTGTTTATCGAGTTAGACCAGACCCGTCTGGTTTCATTGCGAGCTATGTCAGGGGGATTTCCTTGGTATGGTACACTTGATACGCGGCCTGAGGGATTGAATTTCTCCGAGATGGAAGGCAAAGTTGCCTTGGTAGAAGAATCATTAAAAATTCAATACGGACTGGAGATCGGAGATACTATACGCATCGGGGATGCGGAATTTGAGGTAATTGGCGAAGTGCTGAGAATTCCAGGGGAATCCTCCTTTGGCAGTTCGTTTTCACCTCGCATCCTGATCCCGCAGATTCATCTGGAATCAACGAATTTGCTAGGTTTCGGAAGCCGAAAGACCTTTCGGAAGCATTTCGTGTTTGAGAACGGTCTGAGTGAAGATTTAATAAAGACTCTGCGATCCAAGGAGCCCGAGATTCGTTCCAGTGGCCTGCGTTTTGATACGGCCGAAGAGCAGAAAGGAAGCATCGGTAACATGCTGGATGAAATGACCAGCTACTTGAGCTTGGTCGGGTTTGTCGCTCTTCTTCTTGGTGGCGTTGGAATTGCAGGAGCAGTTCAAGTGTATCTGAAGGAAAAATCCGAGTCAATGGCTGTGCTAAGGTGCCTTGGCTGTAGCGGGCAGACCAGTATGATGGTTTTTTGCATACAAATTTTTCTAATGGGTTTTGTCGGTTGTCTTTTGGGAGCGATTTTGGGGGTCGGCGTTCAGGCGGCGTTGCCAAGGATCGTTCAGTCTTTCGTTCCATTCGATTTGGAGTTCGAGATTGTATGGCCAAGCTTAGCAGAGGCATTCGCCTTTGCTTGGGCTTTAACATTGCTGTTCGCCTTCCTTCCTCTACTTCCAATGCGAAAGCTTTCCCCGATGCGGGCGATTCGATCGTCTTTGGGAGTACAAAAGGGCCGGAGTGACTGGCTGGTATGGCTAGCTTCGGGACTGATTGGTATCCTTACTCTGACATTTTCGATTTTGCAAACTGACGAAGTCACTGAAGCACTGGGTGTTTTCGGAGGAATCGTTGTCGCAATACTAGTGCTCACGGCCACGGGCATCGGTCTTAGAGGGCTGTTGAGAAGGTTGTCTTCTAGAACGTTACCCTTTGTATGGCGACAAGGTTTGAGCAACCTCTACCGCCCTAACAATCGTACCGTTTCGTTAATAGTGATGATCGGTATGGGTGCCTTCCTCATCTACACGCTGTACCTCTGTGAGGTGAGTATTTTGAAGAGGGGTGAAATCAATGACCAGGACGATAAGCCTAATACGGTCTTCTTTGACGTTCAGAGCGACCAAGTCGATCGGGTAAAGCAAATTATCCAGGAAAACGGGAGCGAGTTGAAGTTTCATGATCCCATGGTGACGATGCGGCTGACCCATATTAGTTCAACGTCTGTCTCTCAACTCCGTCGAAACCCCGGTTATGAAAGGTGGGCTTTGTCCCGCGAGTACCGATCCACTTTTAGAGCAGAACTTCGAGAGCACGAACCGCTTGTTGAGGGGGAATTCGTGTCAGCTTCGAGTCTGGATAGCGATGATCCCATTCCTATTTCAATAGAAGAGAGACTGGTTGAGGCACTGAGTCTGAAGATCGGTGACACGCTTTCCTGGGATGTGCAAGGGCTGCCCTTGGACACGATCGTTACCAGTATTAGAAAAGTCGACTGGAGGCAAATGCAGCCTAATTTCTTCGTTGTCTTTCCGAGTGGTGTCCTTGAGGGAGCCCCCGCAAATCACATCATCGCAGTCAAGGCGAACGGTGTGGAACGAATTGCCGCCCTGCAAGGGGACGTGGTCAAGCGATATCCCAATGTATCCGCAATTAACTTATCAATGGTGCTGGAAACGCTTAAAGACGTATTTGACAAAGTAGGGTTCGTCGTTCGCTTCATGGCATCATTTACGATTCTAACGGGGCTGATCGCACTCATTGCAACGGTCCTTACGAGTCGGTATCAGCGAGTAAAGGAAAGCGTTCTCCTCCGTTCGCTTGGCGCGAGTATTGGACAAGTTCGTAGAATTATGGCGATTGAATATTTTCTACTGGGCGGATTGGGAAGTGCCACCGGCATTACCTTGTCACTCGCCGGCGCCTGGGCCATGACACAATTTGTTTTCAAGATCGATCTCTACATTCCTTGGGGAATGACGATCGGGTCGATCATAGGGATCGGCGTCATTACCTTGCTAACTGGCATGCTAAACAGTCTGGGAATCGCCAATCGATCGCCCATTGAAGCACTGCGATACGATTAAAGGCGAATAGGACCCATTTATAAGGTTCCTCCCATGTAACCTCAAATTTTTCGAAACAGGATCTGTTTCATGAAAGTCCAAGCATGCCTTAGGTTGGTACTGCTTCCTGGTACTTCTGTCCAATCGATAGGGATGGAAGCGACTTCCAAACCGTGTCTTTTTGCAGTGAGCAGTATTTCCAGATCAAAGGCGTAACCGTCTTGTACCATATTGCCTTTCGTTGATTGGAAGAACTCTTTGGGGATAGCCTTTAAGCCGCATTGCGTATCAGATAAGTGGATGTCGTACCGTATTCGAATCAGTTGATTGAAGATCTTTGCCACGATCTTGCGTGAGCATTTTCGCTGTAGATCGCGTCCCGCTCCTGAATCTCGGGATGCGATTAAGACTCGATTCTGCGTTGCCGACTGCTCAATGATGCCCAAGAACCGAATGGTCTCCTCCGCGGAAGCGGCTCCGTCTGCGTCGACAAAGGCGAGGATATTAGCATCGCCCCCTTTTCTCCAACCAGCGCGTACGGCACCTCCTTTCCCCAGATTTTTCTCCAGAAGAAGTGGCTCCCTTAAGAATGAGTATTGGGGGTTTAATTTCTGACTGAGATTAGAAAGGGCTTTTTGTTCATCCTGCGAGGACCCATCGTCAACCAGTTGAATTGCGATAGAGAGATTGGAGAGCTCAACCAATTCGCAGAGTTTTAGAAGAAACCGCGGCAGGCGCTTACTTTCGTAGTAGCAGGGAATAACTAGGAGCGCATTCATGACTCAGACAAGCATTCAAAATGGAGACCACAATGGAATTCGCTGTCGTTGGAAAATATGGCGAAAGACAAGTCAGGATCCTGTTGAGAAATTATTTCAAGGGATTTTGGATCGAGAAGAAGGGCTGCGGTACTAGCGGCGTCCGCTAATGCCGCCCTAGGAGCGATGGCGTAGCTTCGGTTCCAATTGTAAGCGGGGGACCGGGTGCCGGGATCTATCACGTGGCTCCCTTGGAAGGCGACTCCTGAGCTGGCGAGCATCTGGTTGGCAGTTAAGGAAATGGTGCCTACCCAATTCTCGTATCCAATCGTCAACTCCCATGAGCTTGCATCGCAAGGCGGTCGCATCGCTAGGAACGTGCTTCCTCCGCATTCAATCAGCCCTTGCTCGATTTCCCATTCTTGGAAGAGGGATTGAAGCTGATCCAGGGCGAATCCTTTGCCGATTCCGCCCAGGTCGAGTAGGGGACCGGCTCTCAATTTGACCACTGTGTTGCTTTCCTGATCGAGTGAAATGACCGGTTCCGAACTATCGGCCTCTTTTACTAGTAACTCGGCTAAATGGGGAAGCTCGTTTTGCTGTCCCTTGTGCAGGGCGTTTGCCTGACCCAGGAAGGGGTGGAACTTCCCGCCTAAGCGGGCACTCGCCTCGAATGACTGCAACAGGCAGTCTACCGCATCCTGCGAGATCCGAATGCCTTCTCCAAGCGGCGCCCGGTTGATGCGGGTGATGTCGCTGTATTCGATATAGAAGCTGAGTTGTTCCTCAAGGCGAGACAGTCGCTCCTCAGCTTCCATCACAGCTGAATCCATCAGGCCCGAATTATCGCCAATTAAATGAAAGTTAAAGGTACAGGCCATGGCTTGACAGGAGTAAGACCGCAACGATGCAACGTCTTCAAGCCGGATTGAAATGAGAGAGGGATCTTCGTTCATTTTCAACGTGTTTCCATAAAAGCGTCCCAAAGGCGCTTCTCAATCCAGCATTCCAAAACTACATTCTCTCGAAGGCCGTGATATTCCGCGATATGGGTTTCGTTCAGCGATTGCGGCAGCTTCCCAATGGGACCGATCACAATATCCAAGGCGGGGATATCAGATGGGTTCTGCCAGTAGCCTATCGTGTCATTATTACGCAAGTACCATGGTAGTGGCCAGGCATTGTCACTTCCTCCGACTGCTATGGCGAGATCACTCGAAGGATCAAGAGCCTCAAGATCGTCAATTCGCTTAATTAGCTTTTCGAACTGGGGGGAGGTGTGTTGGTAGATGTAAGGATTGCGCGAGTCGGCGGCATACCTCTCGACAAGCCGAGTGGATTGGTATTGATCCAAAAGAACGAGTAGGGTCACACCGACTACGGCGATACGCACCAATATTTGCGGCCAACGAGTGAAAAGGGTGACTAGCGTAAAGCCGGCGGCAATGCAAAATGACACATAGGTAGTAAGCATCAACCACGGTGTTTTGTAAGGAATGATAGAATACAATACAAAGCAGGTGAATCCGTAGAACACGCTTAGTCTCACGTGTTGCGACGCTTCTCTCGAGTCTCTGATAAGCAGGAAAAAGCCGATTGCCGCAAGAATGAGAAAAGGAGCTTCTCCCCAGCGAATTCCTTCCGCTCTTTGGGGCCAGAAAATCGATAGATAGTAGTATAGGGGTTTCTCATGCCCCAAACCCTGCGAGCGCTCTGCGTAGAACACGAAAGTTTTAAAACTATCGACAATTCCACTGAAATCCGTGAATGTGGCAGAAAAGAAG
Coding sequences within it:
- a CDS encoding FAD:protein FMN transferase; protein product: MNEDPSLISIRLEDVASLRSYSCQAMACTFNFHLIGDNSGLMDSAVMEAEERLSRLEEQLSFYIEYSDITRINRAPLGEGIRISQDAVDCLLQSFEASARLGGKFHPFLGQANALHKGQQNELPHLAELLVKEADSSEPVISLDQESNTVVKLRAGPLLDLGGIGKGFALDQLQSLFQEWEIEQGLIECGGSTFLAMRPPCDASSWELTIGYENWVGTISLTANQMLASSGVAFQGSHVIDPGTRSPAYNWNRSYAIAPRAALADAASTAALLLDPKSLEIISQQDPDLSFAIFSNDSEFHCGLHFECLSES
- a CDS encoding flippase activity-associated protein Agl23 encodes the protein MIILQNVKLVLYLAASLLVVTAGLYLRIQNSDARIFHSDEAVQAYQLWELMETGYYEYDPEDKHGPILYYLASVLNKILGIDASELTHTQVRLLPILASIGLLLLVLVSERKVNGTSLIAAALFALSPFPVIYSAYYVQEILFTLIGFLLLYSANEYWKLPSSMNAARCGLWIGLFFATKETAIIHLAAIGLAVVSIQSNALEFKVWSERIRLKQILFAFGSTAFIWGFFFSATFTDFSGIVDSFKTFVFYAERSQGLGHEKPLYYYLSIFWPQRAEGIRWGEAPFLILAAIGFFLLIRDSREASQHVRLSVFYGFTCFVLYSIIPYKTPWLMLTTYVSFCIAAGFTLVTLFTRWPQILVRIAVVGVTLLVLLDQYQSTRLVERYAADSRNPYIYQHTSPQFEKLIKRIDDLEALDPSSDLAIAVGGSDNAWPLPWYLRNNDTIGYWQNPSDIPALDIVIGPIGKLPQSLNETHIAEYHGLRENVVLECWIEKRLWDAFMETR
- a CDS encoding glycosyltransferase — protein: MNALLVIPCYYESKRLPRFLLKLCELVELSNLSIAIQLVDDGSSQDEQKALSNLSQKLNPQYSFLREPLLLEKNLGKGGAVRAGWRKGGDANILAFVDADGAASAEETIRFLGIIEQSATQNRVLIASRDSGAGRDLQRKCSRKIVAKIFNQLIRIRYDIHLSDTQCGLKAIPKEFFQSTKGNMVQDGYAFDLEILLTAKRHGLEVASIPIDWTEVPGSSTNLRHAWTFMKQILFRKI